One Paraburkholderia sp. IMGN_8 DNA window includes the following coding sequences:
- the fusA gene encoding elongation factor G, protein MPRKTPIERYRNIGISAHIDAGKTTTTERILFYTGVTHKIGEVHDGAATMDWMEQEQERGITITSAATTAFWKGMAGNYPEHRINIIDTPGHVDFTIEVERSMRVLDGACMVYDSVGGVQPQSETVWRQANKYKVPRIAFVNKMDRVGADFFRVQRQIGDRLKGVAVPIQIPIGAEEHFQGVVDLVKMKAIVWDEENQGIKFEYKDIPAELAATAKEWHDKMVEAAAEASEDLLEKYLGGETLTEEEIKHGIRVRTIANEIVPMLCGSAFKNKGVQAMLDAVIDYLPSPLDVPAITGHDEHDNEIERHPKDDDPFSALAFKIMTDPFVGQLIFFRVYSGVVNSGDTVYNAIKEKKERLGRILQMHANERKEIKEVYAGDIAAAVGLKEATTGDTLCDPNHVIILEKMIFPEPVISQAVEPKTKVDQEKMGIALNRLAQEDPSFRVQTDEESGQTIISGMGELHLEILVDRMKREFGVEATVGKPQVAYRETVRNKVEDVEGKFVKQSGGRGQYGHAVITLEPAPQGKGYEFVDAIKGGVIPREFIPAVDKGIVETLKAGVLAGYPVVDVKVTLTFGSYHDVDSNENAFRMAGSIAFKEAMRRAKPVLLEPMMAVEVETPEDFMGNVMGDLSSRRGLVQGMEDIAGGGGKLVRAEVPLAEMFGYSTSLRSATQGRATYTMEFKHYAETPNNVAEAVINAKQK, encoded by the coding sequence GTGCCCCGCAAGACCCCCATCGAGCGCTACCGAAATATCGGCATTAGCGCTCACATCGATGCCGGTAAAACCACCACCACTGAACGCATCCTGTTCTACACCGGCGTGACCCACAAGATCGGCGAGGTTCACGACGGTGCGGCGACGATGGACTGGATGGAACAGGAGCAGGAGCGCGGCATCACTATCACGTCGGCGGCCACGACCGCCTTCTGGAAAGGCATGGCCGGCAACTATCCGGAACACCGGATCAACATCATCGACACCCCGGGCCACGTCGACTTCACGATCGAAGTGGAGCGCTCGATGCGCGTGCTCGACGGCGCCTGCATGGTGTACGACTCGGTCGGCGGCGTGCAGCCGCAGTCCGAAACGGTGTGGCGCCAGGCGAACAAGTACAAGGTGCCGCGCATTGCATTCGTCAACAAGATGGACCGCGTCGGCGCGGACTTTTTCCGCGTACAGAGGCAGATCGGCGATCGTCTGAAGGGCGTCGCCGTGCCGATCCAGATTCCGATCGGCGCGGAAGAGCATTTCCAGGGCGTGGTCGATCTCGTCAAGATGAAAGCGATCGTCTGGGACGAAGAGAACCAGGGCATCAAGTTCGAGTACAAGGATATCCCGGCAGAGCTCGCCGCCACCGCCAAGGAATGGCACGACAAGATGGTCGAGGCCGCCGCTGAAGCGAGCGAGGATCTGCTCGAGAAATACCTGGGCGGCGAAACGCTGACCGAAGAGGAAATCAAGCACGGTATCCGTGTGCGCACGATCGCCAACGAGATCGTGCCGATGCTGTGCGGCAGCGCGTTCAAGAACAAGGGCGTGCAGGCCATGCTCGACGCGGTGATCGACTATCTGCCGTCGCCGCTCGACGTGCCTGCCATCACCGGTCACGACGAGCACGACAACGAAATCGAGCGTCATCCGAAAGACGACGATCCGTTCTCCGCCCTTGCCTTCAAGATCATGACTGACCCGTTCGTCGGCCAGTTGATCTTTTTCCGCGTGTATTCGGGCGTGGTGAATTCGGGCGACACCGTCTACAACGCGATCAAGGAAAAGAAGGAACGCCTTGGCCGGATCCTGCAGATGCACGCGAACGAGCGCAAGGAAATCAAGGAAGTCTACGCGGGCGACATCGCCGCGGCGGTCGGCCTGAAAGAAGCGACCACGGGCGACACGCTGTGCGATCCGAACCACGTGATCATCCTTGAAAAGATGATCTTCCCGGAGCCGGTGATCTCGCAGGCAGTCGAGCCGAAGACCAAGGTCGACCAGGAAAAGATGGGCATCGCGCTCAATCGCCTGGCGCAGGAAGACCCGTCGTTCCGCGTGCAAACGGATGAAGAATCCGGCCAGACCATCATCTCCGGGATGGGCGAGTTGCACCTGGAAATTCTGGTCGACCGGATGAAGCGCGAGTTCGGTGTCGAGGCGACGGTCGGCAAGCCGCAAGTCGCGTACCGCGAAACGGTGCGCAACAAGGTCGAGGATGTCGAAGGCAAGTTCGTCAAGCAGTCGGGCGGCCGCGGCCAATACGGCCACGCGGTGATCACGCTCGAACCGGCGCCGCAAGGCAAGGGCTACGAGTTCGTCGACGCGATCAAGGGCGGTGTGATCCCACGCGAGTTCATCCCGGCGGTCGACAAGGGCATTGTGGAAACGCTGAAGGCCGGTGTTCTGGCGGGCTATCCGGTGGTCGACGTGAAGGTCACGCTGACCTTCGGTTCGTACCACGACGTGGACTCGAATGAAAACGCGTTCCGCATGGCCGGTTCGATCGCGTTCAAGGAAGCCATGCGCCGCGCCAAGCCGGTACTGCTCGAACCGATGATGGCCGTCGAAGTGGAAACGCCGGAAGACTTCATGGGCAACGTGATGGGCGACCTGTCGAGCCGTCGTGGACTCGTGCAAGGGATGGAAGACATCGCCGGCGGCGGTGGCAAGCTGGTGCGCGCCGAAGTGCCTCTCGCGGAAATGTTCGGCTACTCGACGTCGCTGCGTTCGGCGACCCAAGGCCGCGCGACGTACACGATGGAGTTCAAGCACTACGCTGAAACGCCGAACAACGTGGCCGAAGCGGTGATCAACGCGAAGCAGAAGTAA
- a CDS encoding ABC transporter permease, with product MSTIVPPAAPPTPHPATEPRFDQLRVLLCSPTFVIGVLIVAWWIVCAIAGPWFVRIDPYASDPLNSLMPPDRTHWFGTDQLGRDVFSRVIVGARDILTIAPLATLLGTLAGTALGLIVGYFEGWVDNVVGRAIDAVLALPLVIVALLALAAVGASNFTVILVIGITFTPITARTVRAAVFAERHLDYVAAAQLRGERPPYIMFAEILPNVLPPIIVEATVRLGYAIFAVATLSFLGFGIQPPSADWGLALSESYTLMAGGAWWTVVFSAGAIATLVVGVNLIADSVQGVLDR from the coding sequence ATGAGCACCATCGTTCCGCCGGCCGCGCCGCCTACTCCACATCCGGCTACTGAACCGCGCTTCGACCAGTTGCGCGTACTGCTGTGTTCGCCTACTTTCGTGATCGGTGTGCTGATCGTCGCGTGGTGGATCGTCTGCGCGATCGCCGGGCCATGGTTCGTGCGGATCGATCCGTATGCGTCCGATCCGCTCAACTCGCTGATGCCGCCCGACCGCACGCACTGGTTCGGTACCGACCAACTCGGCCGCGACGTGTTCTCGCGGGTGATCGTCGGCGCACGCGACATTCTGACGATCGCGCCGCTGGCGACCTTGCTCGGCACGCTGGCGGGCACCGCATTGGGATTGATCGTCGGCTACTTCGAGGGCTGGGTCGATAACGTGGTCGGCCGCGCGATCGACGCCGTGCTCGCGCTGCCGCTCGTGATTGTCGCGCTGCTCGCGCTGGCCGCGGTCGGCGCCTCGAACTTCACGGTGATCCTCGTGATCGGCATCACCTTCACGCCGATCACCGCGCGTACGGTACGCGCCGCTGTGTTCGCCGAACGGCATCTGGACTACGTCGCCGCCGCGCAACTGCGCGGCGAACGCCCGCCGTACATCATGTTCGCCGAGATCTTGCCGAACGTGCTGCCGCCGATCATCGTCGAGGCGACCGTGCGCCTCGGTTACGCGATCTTCGCGGTCGCCACGCTGTCGTTTCTCGGCTTCGGCATTCAACCGCCTTCCGCCGACTGGGGGCTCGCGCTGTCCGAGTCGTACACGCTGATGGCGGGCGGCGCATGGTGGACGGTCGTGTTCTCGGCCGGCGCGATTGCCACGCTGGTGGTCGGTGTCAATCTGATCGCCGACAGCGTGCAAGGAGTCCTCGACCGATGA
- a CDS encoding DUF192 domain-containing protein has protein sequence MRFSMRSLIARFAFAVALPLAALSFAATTALPAHAQQMPAGAKQPGDFPRAKLTAGMFVIDAAVAANDPDREQGLMYRTNLAPNEGMLFVFNENAGHCFWMKNTLIPLSIAFMRADGTITDIDEMQAETTNNHCPKNNGVYALEMSKGWFTSKGIKPGMKIQGLPAAQ, from the coding sequence GTGCGATTTTCCATGCGCTCGTTGATTGCGCGTTTCGCGTTTGCCGTTGCACTGCCGCTCGCGGCACTGTCGTTCGCCGCCACTACCGCTCTTCCCGCCCATGCGCAGCAGATGCCGGCCGGTGCGAAGCAGCCCGGCGATTTTCCGCGCGCAAAGCTGACAGCGGGCATGTTCGTGATCGACGCCGCCGTCGCCGCCAACGATCCGGACCGCGAGCAAGGTTTGATGTATCGCACGAACCTCGCACCGAACGAAGGCATGCTGTTCGTCTTCAATGAAAACGCAGGGCATTGCTTCTGGATGAAGAACACCTTGATCCCGCTGTCGATCGCATTCATGCGCGCCGACGGCACGATCACCGACATCGACGAGATGCAGGCCGAGACCACCAACAATCACTGCCCGAAGAACAACGGCGTGTATGCGTTGGAGATGAGCAAAGGCTGGTTCACGTCGAAGGGCATCAAACCGGGGATGAAGATCCAGGGGCTGCCGGCCGCGCAATAA
- a CDS encoding carbonic anhydrase family protein — protein sequence MNKVKRLSCGVFLFMACATFNASAEPSHEWTYSGEHGPDHWGEISKDFHACESGRAESPIDIRGAKKAPADMPRLKINYQPLPIDITNTGHSVQFNAAPGTDSVSLGDHPYQLVQFHFHAPGEERFAGKASVMDAHFVHHSDGGKLLVLAVQFKLGAQPNPVIRAMLDRIPREKGAELMAKGVMINPLDLLPRNTGYYTYSGSLTTPPCSEGVTWIEFKEPITITQQQLDAMEGFYHGNQRPVQALNGRDIWEVN from the coding sequence ATGAACAAGGTCAAACGGTTGTCTTGCGGTGTGTTCCTATTTATGGCTTGCGCTACGTTCAATGCTTCGGCCGAACCCAGCCACGAATGGACCTACAGCGGCGAACACGGCCCTGATCACTGGGGCGAAATCAGCAAAGACTTTCACGCTTGCGAAAGTGGCCGCGCCGAATCGCCGATCGATATCAGAGGTGCGAAGAAGGCGCCCGCCGATATGCCCAGGCTGAAAATCAACTACCAGCCCCTTCCCATCGACATCACCAATACCGGGCACTCTGTGCAGTTCAACGCGGCACCGGGCACGGATAGCGTCTCGCTCGGCGATCACCCATACCAACTGGTCCAGTTCCACTTCCATGCACCGGGTGAAGAACGCTTCGCCGGCAAAGCAAGCGTGATGGATGCTCACTTCGTTCACCATTCCGACGGCGGCAAACTTCTTGTACTAGCCGTTCAGTTCAAACTCGGGGCGCAACCCAATCCGGTGATTCGGGCCATGCTGGATCGCATCCCCCGTGAGAAGGGCGCCGAACTGATGGCTAAGGGCGTCATGATCAACCCGCTCGACCTGCTGCCCAGGAACACCGGCTACTACACTTACAGCGGCTCCCTGACCACGCCGCCTTGCTCGGAAGGTGTGACGTGGATCGAGTTCAAAGAACCCATTACTATCACCCAGCAGCAGCTCGACGCGATGGAGGGTTTCTATCACGGCAATCAACGTCCCGTGCAAGCGCTTAACGGGCGCGATATCTGGGAAGTGAACTGA
- a CDS encoding cupin domain-containing protein, with protein MSQEHEHPHYRDEQPSASIDWREHGVKVIKGDQLDSNTAQTPGMNRAAAINAARVGAQKLWAGTVMIHPNAKTGAHHHGALESVIYVVRGQARMRWGEHLEFTAEAGPGDFIFVPPYVPHQEINASTDDPLECVLVRSDNEAVVVNLNIDAVEAPETVYWVDPIHKHPHDH; from the coding sequence ATGAGCCAGGAGCACGAACACCCGCATTACCGTGACGAGCAACCGTCGGCGTCCATCGACTGGCGCGAGCACGGCGTCAAGGTCATCAAAGGCGACCAGCTCGACAGCAACACTGCGCAGACACCGGGTATGAACCGCGCGGCCGCGATCAACGCGGCGCGGGTCGGCGCGCAAAAACTCTGGGCCGGCACCGTGATGATCCACCCAAATGCGAAGACCGGCGCCCATCATCACGGCGCGCTCGAAAGCGTGATCTACGTGGTGCGCGGCCAGGCACGCATGCGCTGGGGCGAGCATCTCGAGTTCACCGCCGAAGCCGGTCCGGGCGACTTCATTTTCGTGCCGCCCTACGTGCCGCATCAGGAAATCAATGCGAGCACCGACGATCCGCTCGAATGCGTGCTGGTGCGCAGCGACAACGAGGCGGTGGTGGTGAATCTGAACATCGACGCGGTCGAAGCGCCGGAAACGGTCTACTGGGTCGATCCGATTCACAAGCATCCGCACGATCACTAA
- a CDS encoding ABC transporter substrate-binding protein: protein MKTPADRFPQLDTARRTADPYGSHAIDEFLAGRITRRDLLRYASVIGLSLVGGGILNAPQARAQGAQSPSSATIRVAHLTPAGAVDPLTVTDAASLALLNQTGEFLIDDDGERLMLKPALALSWKPNDKGDVWTFKLRPNVKFHDGQLFTAKDVVATFDRLADPASGSAALSVLKGVLSKGGAKVVDDQTVAFHLDAPNGNFPYYVSSDNYNAVILPANYAGGYEKSFIGTGPFKLEKYQAKVGASFVRNPDYWGDKALPQRVQFSFYADEQAQMLALQGHQADVMGTFTVQGGAGILNNPDFKAVGVKSSAHRQIHMRNDNPLFKDKRVRQALALSLDRDVLVRGLFKGRAQLGNDSPFAPVFPSSDAGVAQRRIDIAKARQLLAQAGVPNGFDVTLTTEKYMEIPDLAVVVQNAAKAIGVRINLKVESQSLYYGAGTPGKSDWLDSPLGITDYGHRGVPNVFLNAPLTSNGTWNAAHFKNPQYDQLVAQFVAAVDLGSQKKLSGQIQTLLLDETPLIIPFFYDQLIAMRKGVNGVRFTALAQLYFDRAVLSA, encoded by the coding sequence ATGAAGACTCCCGCGGACCGATTTCCCCAACTCGACACAGCCCGCCGCACCGCCGACCCCTACGGCAGCCATGCCATCGACGAATTCCTCGCGGGCCGCATTACGCGCCGCGACCTGCTGCGCTACGCGAGCGTGATCGGTTTGTCGCTGGTTGGCGGCGGCATCCTGAACGCGCCGCAAGCGCGTGCGCAAGGCGCACAGAGCCCGTCTAGCGCGACGATCCGCGTCGCCCATCTGACGCCTGCCGGCGCGGTCGATCCGCTGACCGTCACCGACGCAGCAAGTCTCGCGCTGCTGAATCAAACCGGCGAATTCCTGATCGACGACGACGGCGAGCGCCTCATGCTGAAGCCCGCGCTGGCGCTGTCGTGGAAGCCGAACGACAAGGGCGACGTATGGACCTTCAAGCTGCGCCCGAACGTCAAGTTCCACGACGGCCAGCTGTTCACGGCGAAAGACGTGGTGGCCACCTTCGATCGTCTCGCCGATCCGGCCAGCGGTTCGGCGGCGCTCTCGGTCCTCAAGGGCGTGCTGTCGAAAGGCGGCGCGAAAGTGGTCGATGACCAGACCGTGGCGTTCCATCTCGATGCCCCGAACGGCAACTTCCCGTATTACGTTTCCTCCGACAATTACAACGCCGTGATCCTGCCCGCGAACTATGCAGGTGGCTATGAAAAGAGCTTTATCGGCACCGGTCCGTTCAAGCTCGAAAAGTATCAGGCGAAAGTCGGCGCGTCCTTCGTGCGCAACCCCGACTACTGGGGCGACAAAGCGTTACCGCAGCGCGTACAGTTCTCGTTCTACGCCGACGAACAGGCCCAGATGCTCGCGCTGCAGGGCCACCAGGCCGACGTGATGGGCACCTTCACCGTGCAGGGCGGCGCCGGTATCCTGAACAATCCCGACTTCAAGGCAGTCGGCGTGAAGTCGAGCGCGCATCGGCAGATCCATATGCGCAACGACAATCCGCTGTTCAAAGACAAGCGCGTGCGCCAGGCGCTGGCGTTGTCGCTCGATCGCGACGTGCTGGTGCGTGGCCTGTTCAAGGGCCGTGCGCAACTCGGCAACGACAGCCCGTTTGCGCCAGTGTTTCCGTCGTCGGATGCGGGCGTTGCGCAACGCAGGATCGACATCGCGAAGGCCAGGCAGTTGCTTGCGCAAGCGGGCGTGCCGAACGGTTTCGACGTGACGCTCACGACCGAAAAGTACATGGAGATTCCCGACCTTGCCGTTGTCGTGCAGAACGCGGCGAAGGCGATCGGCGTGCGTATCAATCTGAAGGTCGAGAGCCAGTCGCTGTATTACGGCGCGGGCACGCCGGGCAAATCGGATTGGCTCGACTCGCCGCTCGGCATCACCGACTACGGCCATCGCGGCGTGCCGAACGTGTTTCTGAATGCGCCGCTCACGAGCAACGGCACGTGGAACGCCGCGCACTTCAAGAACCCGCAATACGATCAACTGGTCGCGCAATTCGTTGCAGCGGTCGACCTCGGTTCGCAGAAGAAGCTCTCCGGACAGATCCAGACGTTGCTCCTCGATGAAACGCCCTTGATCATTCCGTTCTTCTACGATCAGTTGATCGCGATGCGCAAGGGCGTGAACGGCGTGCGCTTCACCGCGCTCGCGCAACTCTATTTCGACCGCGCGGTGCTGAGCGCGTGA
- a CDS encoding pseudouridine synthase — protein MRLLALNKPFGTICQFSPHETRASLANWVKVPGVYPAGRLDSDSEGLLLLTDDGALQARIAEPRHKLVKRYWAQVEGAVDQATLKKLARGVDLGDYVTRPCRAEYVEPTDALWTRTPPIRYRAAIPTTWIELSITEGKNRQVRRMTAAVGFPTLRLVRVGVGALDIFSLGLQPGESTELPLKAPWDGVV, from the coding sequence ATGCGTCTTCTCGCTTTGAACAAACCGTTCGGCACCATCTGCCAATTTTCGCCGCACGAAACGCGCGCGTCGCTGGCCAACTGGGTCAAGGTGCCCGGCGTCTACCCGGCGGGCCGGCTCGACTCGGACAGCGAAGGGCTGCTGCTGCTCACCGACGACGGCGCGCTGCAAGCGCGCATCGCCGAGCCGCGCCACAAACTGGTCAAACGTTATTGGGCGCAAGTGGAAGGCGCGGTCGATCAGGCCACCCTGAAGAAGCTCGCGCGCGGCGTCGATCTCGGCGACTATGTCACACGGCCATGCCGCGCTGAATATGTCGAGCCGACTGACGCACTATGGACACGCACCCCGCCGATCCGCTATCGCGCCGCGATTCCGACCACATGGATCGAGTTGTCGATCACCGAAGGCAAGAACCGCCAGGTGCGCCGAATGACTGCGGCGGTGGGTTTTCCGACGCTGCGCCTCGTACGCGTCGGCGTGGGCGCGCTCGATATTTTTTCGCTGGGGCTGCAACCTGGCGAGAGCACTGAGTTGCCGCTTAAGGCGCCGTGGGACGGCGTCGTTTGA
- the icd gene encoding NADP-dependent isocitrate dehydrogenase: MPYQHIKVPTGGDKITVNADFSLNVSDQPIIPFIEGDGTGADITPVMLKVVDAAVEKAYAGKKKIHWMEIYAGEKATKVYGPDVWLPEESLQVLKEYVVSIKGPLTTPVGGGIRSLNVALRQDLDLYVCLRPVQYFKGVPSPVREPEKTNMVIFRENSEDIYAGIEWAAESEQAKKVIKFLREEMGVKKIRFPETSGIGIKPVSREGTERLVRKAIQYAIDNDRRSVTLVHKGNIMKFTEGAFRDYGYALAQKEFAAELIDGGPWMKVKNPKTGGDIVVKDVIADAFLQQILLRPAEYDVIATLNLNGDYVSDALAAQVGGIGIAPGANMSDSVAMFEATHGTAPKYAGKDYVNPGSEILSAEMMLRHLGWTEAADLIIKSMEKSILQKRVTYDFARLMEGATQVSCSGFGQVMIENM, encoded by the coding sequence ATGCCGTATCAGCACATCAAGGTTCCGACCGGCGGTGACAAGATCACTGTCAATGCAGATTTCTCGCTCAACGTTTCCGACCAGCCGATCATTCCGTTTATCGAAGGCGACGGCACAGGCGCCGACATCACTCCGGTGATGCTCAAGGTGGTGGATGCGGCAGTTGAAAAAGCGTATGCAGGCAAGAAGAAGATCCACTGGATGGAAATCTACGCCGGCGAGAAGGCAACCAAGGTGTACGGCCCGGACGTGTGGCTGCCGGAAGAATCGCTGCAGGTGCTGAAGGAATACGTCGTGTCGATCAAAGGTCCGCTCACCACGCCGGTGGGCGGCGGCATCCGTTCGCTGAACGTCGCGCTGCGTCAGGACCTGGATCTGTATGTCTGTTTGCGCCCGGTGCAGTACTTCAAGGGCGTGCCTTCGCCGGTGCGTGAACCGGAAAAGACCAACATGGTGATCTTCCGCGAGAACTCGGAAGACATCTACGCCGGTATCGAGTGGGCGGCGGAATCGGAACAGGCCAAGAAGGTCATCAAGTTCCTGCGCGAAGAAATGGGCGTGAAGAAGATCCGCTTCCCGGAAACGTCGGGCATCGGTATCAAGCCGGTGTCGCGCGAGGGCACGGAGCGTCTGGTGCGCAAAGCGATCCAGTACGCGATCGACAACGATCGCCGCTCGGTCACGCTCGTGCACAAGGGCAACATCATGAAGTTCACGGAAGGCGCATTCCGCGACTACGGTTATGCGCTGGCGCAGAAGGAATTCGCCGCGGAGCTGATCGACGGCGGCCCGTGGATGAAGGTCAAGAACCCGAAAACCGGTGGCGACATCGTCGTGAAAGACGTAATCGCCGATGCGTTCCTCCAGCAGATTCTGCTGCGTCCGGCGGAATACGACGTGATCGCCACGCTGAACCTGAACGGCGATTACGTTTCGGACGCACTGGCTGCGCAAGTCGGCGGTATCGGTATCGCGCCGGGCGCGAACATGTCGGATTCGGTCGCGATGTTCGAAGCCACGCACGGTACGGCGCCGAAATACGCGGGTAAAGATTACGTGAACCCGGGTTCGGAAATTCTCTCGGCGGAAATGATGCTGCGCCACCTCGGCTGGACTGAAGCGGCGGACCTCATTATCAAGTCGATGGAGAAGTCGATCCTGCAAAAGCGGGTCACGTATGACTTCGCGCGTCTGATGGAAGGCGCGACGCAAGTGTCGTGCTCGGGTTTTGGTCAGGTGATGATCGAGAATATGTAA
- a CDS encoding HoxN/HupN/NixA family nickel/cobalt transporter — translation MTPTASLRPRLITLYAVLIAANLGAWAGALIAFRHYPLLLGTALLAYGFGLRHAVDADHIAAIDAVTRKLMQAGKRPLGVGLSFSLGHSSIVIAATIGIAWTAHSLHGRFETFKAVGGTIGTIVSAVFLLALACVNLVILRDVWRRYRHVQRGGELTAETTDTIAPAGLLSRALRPMFRLVTKSWHMYPVGVLFGLGFDTATEIGLLAIAAAEAGKGLPLYSILVFPALFTAGMTLVDSTDNVLMVHAYGWAMDDPKRKLYYNASITFVSAVVAIVIGGVEALGLLSDKLGLNGGIWDAAASLNERLGVLGYGIVATFMACWIGSVLFHRWRRPATAAR, via the coding sequence ATGACGCCGACCGCTTCGCTACGCCCTCGCCTCATCACGCTGTATGCCGTCCTGATCGCCGCCAATCTCGGCGCGTGGGCGGGGGCGCTGATCGCGTTTCGGCACTATCCGCTGCTGCTCGGCACCGCGCTGCTCGCGTATGGTTTCGGGCTGCGTCACGCGGTCGATGCAGACCACATCGCAGCGATCGACGCCGTCACGCGCAAGCTGATGCAAGCAGGTAAACGCCCGCTCGGCGTCGGCCTGTCGTTCTCGCTGGGTCACTCGTCGATCGTGATCGCGGCGACGATCGGCATTGCGTGGACCGCGCATTCGCTGCACGGCCGCTTCGAAACCTTCAAGGCAGTCGGCGGCACCATCGGCACAATCGTATCGGCGGTCTTTCTGCTGGCGCTGGCATGCGTGAACCTCGTGATTCTGCGCGACGTATGGCGCCGTTACCGTCACGTCCAACGCGGCGGCGAACTGACCGCTGAAACGACGGACACCATCGCGCCCGCCGGTTTGCTGTCGCGTGCATTGCGGCCGATGTTCCGGCTCGTGACAAAAAGCTGGCACATGTACCCGGTCGGCGTGCTGTTCGGACTCGGCTTCGACACCGCGACCGAGATCGGCCTGCTGGCGATCGCCGCGGCCGAAGCGGGCAAAGGTCTGCCGCTGTATTCGATTCTTGTGTTTCCGGCGCTCTTCACAGCCGGCATGACGCTGGTCGATTCAACCGACAACGTGTTGATGGTCCACGCGTACGGCTGGGCGATGGACGACCCGAAACGCAAGCTCTACTACAACGCGAGCATCACGTTCGTATCGGCGGTGGTGGCGATCGTGATCGGCGGCGTCGAAGCATTGGGTCTGCTGTCGGACAAACTCGGTTTGAACGGCGGCATATGGGATGCGGCAGCGAGCCTCAACGAGCGCCTCGGCGTGCTCGGTTATGGCATCGTCGCGACGTTCATGGCGTGCTGGATCGGCTCGGTGCTGTTCCATCGCTGGCGCCGCCCCGCTACGGCGGCACGGTAG
- a CDS encoding ABC transporter permease yields the protein MSTTVTPSAPHASGGNASGNAGRVVRFLATRVGLSLITLWLLSVIVFAGGQLLPGDIGRAVLGPLADARAVAALNHQLGADRPLLTQYIEWITHFVRGDMGLSYAYREPVGPFIADAMAHSAKLGLLAFIVVVPLGIAGGVWSAMHAGRWLDRTISITGLSATVVPEFVSSIVLILVFGVWLRWLPIEASYPPEANALEQLRYLILPVLPLVLVFFGYIARMARAGTVEALDADYTRTAILKGLPRRTVIWRHVLRNALLPTITVAATQFGYMIGGLVVVETLFHYQGIGSLIYNAAKAKDFPMLEAGVLTVGVIYTVANLVADALHVLLNPRLRVRSAE from the coding sequence ATGTCGACCACGGTGACCCCTTCCGCACCTCACGCCTCGGGTGGCAATGCGAGCGGCAACGCGGGGCGTGTCGTGCGTTTTCTGGCGACGCGCGTGGGCTTGTCGTTAATCACGCTGTGGCTGCTGTCAGTAATCGTGTTCGCTGGCGGCCAGTTGTTGCCCGGCGATATCGGCCGCGCGGTACTGGGGCCGCTTGCCGATGCACGCGCGGTGGCCGCGCTCAATCATCAACTCGGCGCGGACCGGCCGCTGCTGACGCAATACATCGAGTGGATCACGCATTTCGTGCGTGGCGATATGGGGCTCTCGTATGCGTACCGCGAGCCGGTCGGACCGTTTATCGCCGACGCCATGGCGCATTCGGCGAAGCTCGGTCTGCTCGCGTTTATCGTCGTCGTGCCGCTCGGCATTGCGGGTGGCGTGTGGTCGGCCATGCATGCGGGCCGTTGGCTCGATCGCACGATCAGCATTACCGGTTTGTCGGCAACCGTGGTGCCGGAGTTCGTCTCGTCGATCGTGCTGATTCTGGTGTTCGGCGTCTGGCTGCGCTGGCTGCCGATCGAAGCGTCGTATCCGCCCGAAGCGAACGCGCTCGAACAGCTGCGGTATCTGATTCTGCCGGTGCTGCCGCTGGTGCTGGTGTTCTTCGGCTACATCGCACGAATGGCGCGCGCGGGCACCGTTGAAGCACTCGATGCCGACTACACGCGTACCGCGATCCTCAAGGGCTTGCCGCGCCGTACCGTGATCTGGCGGCACGTATTGCGCAATGCGCTGCTGCCGACCATCACCGTCGCCGCCACCCAGTTCGGCTACATGATCGGCGGACTCGTGGTCGTCGAGACACTGTTCCACTATCAAGGCATCGGCTCGCTGATCTACAACGCCGCGAAGGCCAAAGACTTTCCGATGCTCGAAGCAGGCGTGCTGACGGTCGGCGTGATCTACACCGTCGCCAATCTCGTCGCCGATGCGCTGCATGTGCTGCTCAATCCGCGGCTGCGGGTGAGGAGCGCCGAATGA